TTGTTTCGTTTATCCAAGCCTTTGTTTTCAGCTTGTTGTCAGTTATTTATATCTCGCTTGCAAGCGAGGAAGAAGCGCATTAAGGGCAGTTTTTAGTTCTCAGTTTATAGTTTGTAGTTAGAATCAATTGTAAAACAAACTCTGAACTGTATTTAACTAGAAACTAAAAACTATTAACTATTAACTGTATTTAATCAGGAGGAGTAGGATGAAAAGAATCGCTATGATGGTTTTGGCAACAATGGCAACTTTCGGAAGCACTTTGGCACACGCTGCTGAAAAAGCTGCTGAAGAAGCAACAAACATGGGCGGAGATTCTTCAGCCCTCGCTATTTCTGCAGGTCTCGCAATTGCGATCGCAGCATTTGGTGGTGCACTTGGACAAGGAAAAGCAGCTGCTACAGCACTTGAAGGCATTGCAAGAAATCCTGAAGCTGCTTCAAAAATCCAAACTCCAATGATTATTGCGCTTGCTCTTATCGAGTCACTCGTTATTTACGCACTCGTTATTGCATTCATGTTGCAAAACAAAATTTAAGTTATTTTTTTCAAGGCAGACAGCAAATCAGCTCTCTACCTTGATTCGCGCCCGTAGCTCAGCGGATTAGAGCATCTGACTACGGATCAGAAGGCCGCAGGTTCGATCCCTGCCGGGCGCGCAATGATTTCAAGGAGTTACGTCACTTTGGCGTAGCTCCTTTTCATTTTGTGCAACTTTTCTGCAACCGAGATTTCAGGATACCTGCTTTTTGAAGTCTACTTCGATAACTTTATTTCGATCTCCGAAGACAACAACATCCGATTTGTCGATG
The sequence above is a segment of the Deltaproteobacteria bacterium CG11_big_fil_rev_8_21_14_0_20_42_23 genome. Coding sequences within it:
- the atpE gene encoding ATP synthase F0 subunit C codes for the protein MAMMVLATMATFGSTLAHAAEKAAEEATNMGGDSSALAISAGLAIAIAAFGGALGQGKAAATALEGIARNPEAASKIQTPMIIALALIESLVIYALVIAFMLQNKI